In Cryptomeria japonica chromosome 1, Sugi_1.0, whole genome shotgun sequence, the sequence AACGCTAGTGAGAAATTTGTTGAGCAGGAGGATTCTCCCTTGGTCAAACATCTAGGCAGGTCAATTCAATGATGATGAACAAAGACTGAAAACAACAGGCAAGCATGTGGTATGCTCCTAGGATTCTAATGCAATACTGAAGTGACAATATTCTGCTTGATATGTGCTAGATTATTTTAAATCCTTGGCGATTCCTAAATGATTCAATGAGTTGGGGTTAGTCCTTAAATACACCACTCTAGCATGCAATCTGAAATAATTCATGCTTTGGTTGGCTAGCTATGGCTACTAAAGGAAAGAAGCATGTGCCCAATTtaagaattcaaatttaaaattttggggTTCAGATCCACAGGCATGGAAGTGACATGGTCAATTTTGCACCTGCAGATTTTAATTAAGATGTTGAATGATAGATGGAGGGCTAGGATAGGGTTATTTTCCAACTTCCACTCAAATTCACACTAGTCCATGGATAAGGATAAGGAAATTGCTATGGGTTCAAAAACATAAGGGAGAATTGCATGAATATGCAATTCAATGCAATTCTCGCCATTATTTTACCGTATAGTAGACTAACAAGCTACTCACCACACAAAGTAAGCAAGGTAATGAAAACTGTACTTGAACAGGACAGTTAATGATTTAGACTTGTTCTAGGAAGACTGCATTTTATTATTATATTCGGGAGACTCCATTTGTTAGATAGTGCATCTCTTAATCAGACCTACTCTTGAATAAATTTAGAAAAGCCTACTTTTCCCACTCCaccttaataaaaaatttaataggaTACTTCCAATTATGTATGTGGTTAATCTTTGAGCTGCCCAATATCTTGCTAGTATGGGTTATCCTGTGGATACTTGTTCTCCCAGGCAATAATGTTCTTAGTATTGTAAATTTGGACAAATGTGGACTTTCTCTATCTGTCCTATATAATATATATTTCTAATCTTTATGCTGAAAGAAGATTAATTTAAAGCTCAAAATTTTTCCTAGTTGCATTTTTTTTCAGGAAGATTGTACATGAGTTACATGTGAAGTAAATTCATCCATTTGTTACAAAATATACTTGGATTGCATTTTTATGAGTATGTTTGGACATGATGAGTTtttgtaaataaaatatattactgTTATGAATTTAGTAATTCACCACTCCAGTCTTTACAGATTAGTTGCTTTTGACTTCCGTTTCAAACTCTTCATTATTTGTTACTTTGTGCAGTTTGAGTGGGCTTGGCAGCATCCAAGAGAATCTCTGGCTGTAAAGGAAGCGGCCAAAGGGATGAAGCTGGGTGGGACTGCGGGTAAAATAAGGCTTGCTTACACTATGCTCACACTTCCCGAATGGAAAAGGTTAGATTGCATCTAGCAAAGCCTCTGGATAACAGCTTCTTAAAAACTGCAGGAGTTTCCAACAACAAAAGGAGTCTAGGATTAAAATTTATAGCAATGGTAGACATAAACATATTGATTTAGTTGGAGGAATTTATATAAATTCTGTGTTGCCTATAGAGGAAACTAACATTCTATCTTTTCTAATCACTGTATCTTGTATTTTGTAGCTTAAATCTTACTATCAATTTCTTGTCAACAAAGTACGTAGGCAATACCAAGGGTTGCCCAATTCTACCTTCTCATATGAAAGTTCAGTTTTGTCCCGTGGATGAGCTTCCCTGTTACACAGATGATTGGGTGTCAGATCCTGAGGATGATCTCAAAGAAGAGTGTTACTTAGGAAAAAGTGATGCCAGTGATCCTGAAGAGGAAATGGAGGTTGACAAGGGACCAGCATTAATGAAACAGCATACTGAAATAAAAAAGCAGCAACAGCAAGAATGTGACCAGAATCCTGCTAAGAAATGCAGGAGAAGAGGCCGCCCTTTAAAGCAATATAAATGTAATTCAGATGAATTGGCTTCTGAAGTTACAGTTCCTTCCCCAAGTAAGTTATCTTCATTTTCAGTACTGGCAGGTGCAGAAAGTGAGGGATTGGATAGGTTAAACAGTTTTTTTCCCAACAGTTTTAGTTCAGATCAATTGGCTTCTAAAGTTACAGTTCCTTCCCCAAGTAAATTATCTTCATTTTCAGTACTGGCAGGTGCAGAAAGTGAGGGATTGGATAGGTTAAACAGTTTTTTTCCCAACAGTGATTGCCTACTTCAAATATCAGACAGTGAGAACAGTGAGGATGGTTATGTTGCAAATGGTACATCTGTAATGCCAAACACCTCTTTACCAGTCAATCTCAGTCAAGAAGCTTCAACTGCTGTAAAGAATAATTGCTCCATCAACTTCAGAGCTGATTATTCCCCATCCAATGTTAGTGACTCTGACAAGCTAAAAGGTATTTCAGACGAGTTCAGTATAAAACGTAAAATGATTGCTGCCTCAGATCCAGTGGAGTATAATTTGTCCAATGAATTGAAAATGGATTACAGTGTTAGCAAAGATAGTGAAGTTGACAAGATAGTAAATAATATGGATGATTTTAGCATAAAAAGCAGAACTACAAGCTTAAATATGATAGAGTTTCCATCTCTCCAGGAATACAGTCCTGTATGTTATATCTCGCCTCTGAAAATGTCTGAGGAAGCATTGTTGTCATTCACATCACCCTCCAAGTCCCCTCCCACCAAGAAATTAATTAGTGTAAGCTGTACATTCTTATCCCCTATATCTTCTCAGAGACAAGTTATAACAGTATTATCTACTCCTCGGCCTATTTCAAAAAATGTCATCGATTTGACAGATTCACCTGCAACATAAGTAATGGTTCTTAAAGTGTGTGCTGGGGTGGGGGCTTTGaatcagaaaacaaaaataatGATATTGATAGATGAGATGTATGATACATTGGATATATGATATTTGAAACCTGAATAAAAGATGACAAAATGTTCAGTTGGATCGAACATCTTCTCTTCAGACTTATCCAAgaattattgtttgaatgatttatttgtaatatgTTTCATAGATGTACATGTAACATGACAGCTACTGCAAAGTAGAATAAAGACATTCATTTAAGGACCGTTACCCAATAAGGCTGATAGATGGCCTTTAGTTAATTTCAATTATATAAACTTTGCAGTTACTTAAAGATAATTTGTGATTAGTTGTTTAGTATTGTTCATTGTAGTAGAACTTATTTGTATAAATAGATTTTATAAATCACCGAGTTTAGTACATTATAAGTTCAAATTTGCTTTAAAACCCATCAAGCATAGAACCTTGGCT encodes:
- the LOC131027864 gene encoding uncharacterized protein LOC131027864 isoform X2, translating into MEISMDETHVSLKSKQQSFFACYLLCSLSSRYKGCTYIGFTVNPRRRIRQHNGEIKSGARKTKRKRPWEMILCIYGFPSQVSALQASNGDPGVGRSTTWRTLIKEDQVRTRTTSSSLASTRTAFFGQASSGITSFNPAFQGEFEWAWQHPRESLAVKEAAKGMKLGGTAGKIRLAYTMLTLPEWKSLNLTINFLSTKYVGNTKGCPILPSHMKVQFCPVDELPCYTDDWVSDPEDDLKEECYLGKSDASDPEEEMEVDKGPALMKQHTEIKKQQQQECDQNPAKKCRRRGRPLKQYKCNSDELASEVTVPSPILAGAESEGLDRLNSFFPNSDCLLQISDSENSEDGYVANGTSVMPNTSLPVNLSQEASTAVKNNCSINFRADYSPSNVSDSDKLKGISDEFSIKRKMIAASDPVEYNLSNELKMDYSVSKDSEVDKIVNNMDDFSIKSRTTSLNMIEFPSLQEYSPVCYISPLKMSEEALLSFTSPSKSPPTKKLISVSCTFLSPISSQRQVITVLSTPRPISKNVIDLTDSPAT
- the LOC131027864 gene encoding uncharacterized protein LOC131027864 isoform X1, with the translated sequence MEISMDETHVSLKSKQQSFFACYLLCSLSSRYKGCTYIGFTVNPRRRIRQHNGEIKSGARKTKRKRPWEMILCIYGFPSQVSALQASNGDPGVGRSTTWRTLIKEDQVRTRTTSSSLASTRTAFFGQASSGITSFNPAFQGEFEWAWQHPRESLAVKEAAKGMKLGGTAGKIRLAYTMLTLPEWKSLNLTINFLSTKYVGNTKGCPILPSHMKVQFCPVDELPCYTDDWVSDPEDDLKEECYLGKSDASDPEEEMEVDKGPALMKQHTEIKKQQQQECDQNPAKKCRRRGRPLKQYKCNSDELASEVTVPSPSKLSSFSVLAGAESEGLDRLNSFFPNSFSSDQLASKVTVPSPSKLSSFSVLAGAESEGLDRLNSFFPNSDCLLQISDSENSEDGYVANGTSVMPNTSLPVNLSQEASTAVKNNCSINFRADYSPSNVSDSDKLKGISDEFSIKRKMIAASDPVEYNLSNELKMDYSVSKDSEVDKIVNNMDDFSIKSRTTSLNMIEFPSLQEYSPVCYISPLKMSEEALLSFTSPSKSPPTKKLISVSCTFLSPISSQRQVITVLSTPRPISKNVIDLTDSPAT
- the LOC131027864 gene encoding uncharacterized protein LOC131027864 isoform X3 yields the protein MEISMDETHVSLKSKQQSFFACYLLCSLSSRYKGCTYIGFTVNPRRRIRQHNGEIKSGARKTKRKRPWEMILCIYGFPSQVSALQFEWAWQHPRESLAVKEAAKGMKLGGTAGKIRLAYTMLTLPEWKSLNLTINFLSTKYVGNTKGCPILPSHMKVQFCPVDELPCYTDDWVSDPEDDLKEECYLGKSDASDPEEEMEVDKGPALMKQHTEIKKQQQQECDQNPAKKCRRRGRPLKQYKCNSDELASEVTVPSPSKLSSFSVLAGAESEGLDRLNSFFPNSFSSDQLASKVTVPSPSKLSSFSVLAGAESEGLDRLNSFFPNSDCLLQISDSENSEDGYVANGTSVMPNTSLPVNLSQEASTAVKNNCSINFRADYSPSNVSDSDKLKGISDEFSIKRKMIAASDPVEYNLSNELKMDYSVSKDSEVDKIVNNMDDFSIKSRTTSLNMIEFPSLQEYSPVCYISPLKMSEEALLSFTSPSKSPPTKKLISVSCTFLSPISSQRQVITVLSTPRPISKNVIDLTDSPAT
- the LOC131027864 gene encoding uncharacterized protein LOC131027864 isoform X4, with the translated sequence MILCIYGFPSQVSALQASNGDPGVGRSTTWRTLIKEDQVRTRTTSSSLASTRTAFFGQASSGITSFNPAFQGEFEWAWQHPRESLAVKEAAKGMKLGGTAGKIRLAYTMLTLPEWKSLNLTINFLSTKYVGNTKGCPILPSHMKVQFCPVDELPCYTDDWVSDPEDDLKEECYLGKSDASDPEEEMEVDKGPALMKQHTEIKKQQQQECDQNPAKKCRRRGRPLKQYKCNSDELASEVTVPSPSKLSSFSVLAGAESEGLDRLNSFFPNSFSSDQLASKVTVPSPSKLSSFSVLAGAESEGLDRLNSFFPNSDCLLQISDSENSEDGYVANGTSVMPNTSLPVNLSQEASTAVKNNCSINFRADYSPSNVSDSDKLKGISDEFSIKRKMIAASDPVEYNLSNELKMDYSVSKDSEVDKIVNNMDDFSIKSRTTSLNMIEFPSLQEYSPVCYISPLKMSEEALLSFTSPSKSPPTKKLISVSCTFLSPISSQRQVITVLSTPRPISKNVIDLTDSPAT